A stretch of Nymphaea colorata isolate Beijing-Zhang1983 unplaced genomic scaffold, ASM883128v2 scaffold0639, whole genome shotgun sequence DNA encodes these proteins:
- the LOC116245318 gene encoding uncharacterized protein LOC116245318, producing MEDKPENQSPPKKKASLTVEDFTQKHRLGKGAYGDVFMVLKNSDRKVYAMKQIQKKKLEREEKEYQAMVEKELLSTMKHPGINKLKYTFQDKANLYFVQEYCEGGEFINFIKLNIGKLTEEVKIFYIAEIVNILEYLHTNGITHRDLKQFKEHILKLKQKSDQLEQSRAELDEDDSEEIKALKKRRSTFVELLEHNYCPPSADLWALGCIIYQLYYLETPFKDNYEFAVFEKIKKA from the exons ATGGAGGACAAGCCTGAAAACCAAAGCCCGCCCAAGAAGAAAGCCTCCCTCACCGTCGAAGACTTCACACAAAAACACCGGCTCGGAAAGGGCGCCTACGGAGACGTCTTCATGGTGCTCAAGAACTCCGACCGCAAGGTCTATGCCATGAAACAGATCCAGAAGAAGAAGCTGGAGCGAGAGGAAAAGGAATACCAAGCCATGGTCGAGAAGGAACTTCTCTCCACCATGAAGCACCCCGGAATCAACAAGCTCAAATACACCTTCCAGGACAAGGCGAACCTCTATTTCGTTCAGGAGTACTGCGAGGGCGGagagttcatcaacttcatcAAACTCAACATCGGCAAACTCACAGAAGAAGTCAAAATCTTCTACATCGCAGAAATCGTCAACATCCTAGAGTACCTCCATACGAATGGGATCACCCACCGCGACCTCAAG CAGTTCAAAGAGCACATCCTGAAGCTGAAGCAGAAATCGGATCAGCTGGAACAGTCGAGAGCAGAATTAGACGAGGATGATAGCGAGGAGATCAAAGCTCTCAAGAAGAGGCGGTCCACCTTCGTAG AATTGCTGGAACACAACTACTGTCCGCCTTCTGCCGATCTCTGGGCGCTGGGATGCATCATCTACCAGCTCTACTACCTGGAGACTCCCTTCAAGGACAACTACGAGTTTGCAGTCTTCGAGAAGATAAAGAAAGCTTAG